Below is a genomic region from Isosphaeraceae bacterium EP7.
GAATCGCGTAGCGGTCGAGTCGAGTGGAAGAAGTGGGGGCCGTATTTGTCCGAACGCCAGTGGGGCACTGTGCGTGAGGACTACAGCGAAAATGGGGACGCCTGGAACTTCTTTACCCACGATCATGCCCGCTCGCGTGCATATCGCTGGGGCGAAGATGGTCTGGCCGGCATTTCCGATGACCATCAGCGGCTCTGCTTTTCATTGGCCCTGTGGAACGGTAATGATCCGATCCTCAAGGAGCGGATGTTTGGATTGACCAACAGCGAAGGCAACCACGGCGAGGACGTCAAGGAATACTACTTCTATCTCGACAGCACGCCGACCCACTCGTACATGAAGTATCTGTACAAATACCCGCATGCGGCGTATCCCTACGCCGATCTCTTGGAGACGAACCGGCGGCGAAACCGCGACGAGATGGAGTATGAGCTCCTCGACACGGGCATCTTCGACGACGACCGATACTTCGACATCTTCGTCGAGTATGCCAAGGGCGGCCCGGAGGACATCCTGGTGCGGATCACGGCCGTCAACCGTGGACCGGACGCGGCTGAACTGCATCTTCTGCCGACATTGTGGTTCCGAAATGACTGGTCGTCCTGGATCGCCGATTCGAACCGAGCGACCCAGAAACCCAACCTCACGCAGGTCAAGACCTCGGCAGGCAGAAGCGCGGTCACGGGCACACATCCGATTCTCGGTGAATTCACCCTTTACTGCGAGGGCGAGACCCCGCTGCTCTTCACCGAGAATGAAACCAACCACGAGAAGCTGTTTCCCGCGCTGCAGAACGAGAGCCCCCATGTCAAGGACGGCATCAACGACTACATCGTGCAAGGCCATCAGGACGCGGTGAATCCGGCGAAGCAGGGCACGAAGGCCGCTGCCCACTACCACGTCAATGTCGGCGGCGGCCAGACCGAAGTGATTCGACTGCGGCTCTCCAAGGCTTCTCCAGGGCAGACATGCAACCCGTTCGGCACGCTCTTCAATGAGGTCTTCGCGGACAGGCTTCGTGAAGCCGATGAGTTTTACAAGTCGGTGACCCCGCCATCGGTGAGCGCCGACGCGGCCAACGTGATGCGCCAGGCTCTGGCTGGCATGCTCTGGAGCAAGCAGTTCTTCTTCTTCGACGGCGACAACTGGCTGGATGAGCACAATTCCAACCCGCTGCATTCCGGATATCGCAATTCCCGGAACTCGGAATGGTTCCACATGTTGAACAAGGACATCATCTCGATGCCCGACAAGTGGGAGTATCCCTGGTACGCGGCCTGGGATCTGGCGTTCCATGCGCTTCCGCTGGCGATCGTTGACCCCGACTTCGCCAAGGATCAGCTGAGGCTGATGCTCAAGGGAGTTTACCTGCATCCCAGCGGCCAGATTCCGGCTTATGAGTGGAATTTCAGCGACGTGAACCCGCCGGTTCATGCCTGGGCAACACTCTTCCTCCATCGCACCACCCAGGCCCTGGGCGGCGAAACGGATGTCGATTTCCTCAGGGGGACGTTCAACAAGCTGATGTTGAACTTCACCTGGTGGGCGAATCGCAAGGACCGCTTCGGGAAGAACGTCTTCGAGGGGGGCTTCCTCGGCCTCGACAACATCGGCGTCTTCGATCGCAGCGCCCCGCTCCCGACCGGTGGCCACCTGGAGCAGGCGGACGGCACGGCCTGGATGGCGCTGTTCAGCCAGAACATGGCGGAACTGGCCGTCGAACTCGCTGTCCACGATCCGTGTTACGAGGACATGGTCGTTAAGTTCGTGGAGCAATTCCTCTACATTGCCGCGGCGATGAACCGTCGCGGGCAGGACAGCATGTGGGACGAGGAGGACGGCTTTTACTACGACCTCCTGCGACTTCCCGACGGCAGCGCCACGCGGCTCAAGGTGCGTTCCCTGGTGGGGTTGCTGCCCCTTTGTGCCACGACGGTCATCGAAGAATGGCAGCGAGAGCGCGTTCCGCGGGCGATGACCGGTCTGTTGGATCTGCTACGCCGGATACCGGAACTTGCGAATGCGATTCACCCCACCGGACCGGGTCACCTCGGCGCGAACGGGCGCGGGATCTTCGCCCTGCTCAATCCGGAACGGCTCCGCCGGGTCCTCACGAAGATGCTTGACGAAGACGAGTTCCTGGGCCCCTACGGAATCCGCTCGATCTCGAAGTTCCACGAGCAGCATCCCTACGTCTTCCACGTCCAGGGCCAGGAGTACCGGGTGGACTATCTGCCGGCCGAGTCGAACACGGGAATGTTCGGCGGCAATTCGAACTGGCGCGGCCCGGTCTGGATGCCGGTGAACGCCATGATCATCCGGGCCCTCCTGCAGTTCTACCTGTACTACGGCGACAACTTTAAGATCGAATGCCCCACGGGGTCGGGCAAGATGATGAACCTCTTCGAGGTGAGCGAGGAGATCTCCGACCGTCTCACTCGGACATTCCTGCGCGATGAGCAGGGCCGGCGTCCGGTCTACGGCGGCACGGAGAAATTCCAATCCGACCCCCACTGGCAGGATCACATCCTCTTCTACGAATATTTCCACGGCGACAACGGCGCGGGCCTGGGCGCGAGCCATCAGACCGGCTGGACCGGGCTCGTGGCCAAGTTCATCCAGCTCTATGGCTTCCTGGATGCGGATCAAGCGTTGGAAGGCGGCAAGATGGCGGGTTTCCAGAAAGTGAAAGGGGAACAATGACATGAGCGAGCCACGTTATCCCTCACTTTATCAGATCAATACCCGTGTCTGGCTTACGGAACTTTCCCAGAAGCTGGGACACTCCGCGACCTTGGACGACATTCCGGATGTCGAATTGGATCGCCTTGCCGAGTTAGGCTTCGACTGGATCTGGTTCCTTAGCGTCTGGCAAACCGGCCCGGGGTCGCAGCGAGTCTCGCGCAACAATCCAGATTGGCGCCGTGAATTTCAGGAGACGCTTCCGGATTTACGCGAGGAAGACATTGCCGGCTCAGGCTTCGCGATTACCGGCTACACGGTGCATCAGAATCTCGGAGGTGACGCTGCGCTGGCCCGCCTGCGCGAGCGGCTCCGCAAGTGCGGCCTGAGGCTCATGCTCGACTTCGTGCCCAATCACATGGGGCTCGATCATCCTTGGATCGAACATCATCCCGAGTATTTCATTCCTGGCACTGAAGTCGACCTGGCCAGCACTCCGCAGAATTTCACCCGAGTCAGTCGGCAGGGGGGCGATCTGATCTTGGCCTACGGCCGTGATCCGTATTTCTCCGGCTGGCCCGACACACTGCAACTCAACTATGCCAACACCGCTACGCAGGAAGCGATGATCGGAGAACTGGTCAAGATCGCCGGTCAGTGCGACGGTGTGCGCTGCGACATGGCGATGCTGGTCTTGCCGGACGTGTTCGACAGGACGTGGGGCCAGCGTGCGCCCCTCTTCTGGCCGAACGCGACACGACGGGTTCGAGAGCGCTCGCCGGGCTTCGTTTTCATGGCCGAAGTCTATTGGGACCTTGAATGGACGCTCCAGCAACAGGGATTTGATTACGCCTACGACAAGCGACTCTATGACCGCTTGCGTGACCACCACGCCCGTCCGGTCCGCGAACACTTTCACGCCGGCCTGGACTACCAGGATAAGCTGGCCCGCTTCCTGGAGAATCACGACGAGCCGCGGGCGGCGGCCACCTTCCCTCCTTGCATCCACGAAGCCGCCGCCGTCATCACGTATCTATCTCCAGGACTAAGGTTTTTTCATCAGGGACAATTCGAAGGGAGGAAGAAGAGGATTTCGCCCCATCTCTGTCGTGCACCGTTCGAGCCAGTCGATCCGGCGATTCGGCAGTTTTATGATCGTCTACTGACCATCATTCGTCAGCGAGTTGTGCGTGATGGTCAGTGGTACTTGCTCGAATGCGCGCCCGCCTGGGATGGTAACTGGACACACGATTGCGTCGTGGCTTTTGGCTGGCAAAGGGCGGATGGAGAACTGCTCCTCGTGGTCGTGAATTATGCCCCGAACCAAAGCCAGTGTCGTATCCGTCTATCGTTCTCGGATTTAGGTGGCTACTCCTGGAATTTACAGGACCAGCTCAGCTCCGACCGCGTTGATCGCGACGGCAGTGAACTTCAATCTCAGGGATTATTCGTCGATTTACGACCTTGGCAGGCGTCAGTCTTCACGTTCAGCAGGATGGCCGGGCCACCTACGTGACGCGTCCGGCTCACTGGCATGACCATGACAAATTCCGTCAAGCCCCGTTTTTCTTTGGGGATTTCTTGCCCTCCCTGCCGAGGAAAAGGATTGCGATGCTCTCGCGTCAGTCGTTCCCTTAGAACTCGTTCAGTGAGGTGGTTTTGCAGTCAGGCGGCGCGGGCACTCTCCGACTTTGCGTCGCAGTTCTGCTCCTCCTCTCGGGATCGGCATCGGGCGCCGCGCCGACCGAACAGGCTGGGATTGAAGATCCAGCGGAATCGACAAGGGGCCTCGATGAACAGATCGTCGCGCCAGTGCCCCGGCCAACGCTGGCCTTGCACCAAAGCTGCGACTTGTGGAAGCGATGGCAACTGCCAGGTGACTGGTTTGGCTCGCGAAACCAACTCGCCGAGAACGGCCTGACCTTCTTGGGTGATCTCACCCAGTACTATCAGGGGGTGACCACTGGCGGCCTGGCTCAGCGCTTTGCTTATGGTGGTCGCGGCGACTATCTGATCGACATTGATACCAGGAAATCGGGACTCTGGTCAGGAGGGCACCTCGATCTCCGCGGTGAGACGCGCCTGGGGCAGGACACAAATGAGATCGACGGCGCGGTGGCACTGTCGAACTTCGCCATGGCACTCCCGCGGCCGAACCGGGATGCGACGGCGCTCACCGGCGTGCAATACACGCAGGATCTCTCGCAACGCGCCTCCGTCTTCTTCGGTAAGCTCAACCTCCTGGATGGGACCCCTGCCGCGTACGCCCGAGGCCTGCGTCTGAACTACTTCTGGAACGCGGCGATGCAGGCCAACCTCAGCCGGGCCTATCTGCTCCCTAGCGCTCTGGGAGCCGGCTTCACGGTACGAGGCGAGGTCGAACCGGTGTTCAATTTTTATCTGCTCGATACCCATTACATCCCCATGACGAGCGGATTCTCGACGTTGTTCTCCAATGGCGTAGTGGCCTATGGAGAATACCGGCTGAGGACCTCTTGGTTCGACCTTCCGGGGCATAGCACGTTTGGATTTCTCTATTCTAGCGCGGCCCGGACGGCCCTTAATAGCAATCCTTATCTGCTTCTCCGGTTGGCCCTCTCGGGGGCTCCGTTACCTGTGGAGGACTCCGCCTGGACCGTGACCTATCACCTCGATCAGGTGCTTTATGCCGATGCGGACGATCCAAGGCGCACCTGGACCCTCAACAGTGATCTCGGCCTGACCGACGGGAATCCGAACCCGATCCGCTGGTTCGCCAACGTGTCCCTGGTCGGGAACAGCCCGATCCGCAGTCGCGAGAACGACACGATTGGCATCGGCTATTACCACCTCGGGGTCAGTAAACTGCCGATCCTGACAATTCACGGTCTCGGCGCCGAGGACGGCGTAGAATTATTTTACAATGCGGCAGTTACCCCATGGTTCCATGTGACACCTGACCTGCAAATCCTCGACCCCGCACAAGAGCACACCGCGCCGGCCCTCCTCTTCGGCATCAGGGCCAGGCTATCGTTCTGATCCGAGAACTTGAGATAAATCGTGGCGGGGGCCGGGAAGGGGACATTCTGATTTTCACAATAGTTCCACACGATCTAGAGGCCGTAATGGAAGCCTCTTTCCTGTGTCACTCTACGTGTTGGCCTACTTTACGACCGCCCTCAGATTGACCTGCGTAGGCCCGTGAACGGGCGGGCCGGGAACAATCCAACACGGCGGCTGGAATTATTTTCCCATTTTGCCCACTTTTATGTCCGGGACGTCCCTCTTAAGGGATAGTATTCAATAGAGGCCCAGATCTCGCGCGATGCCGCGCGGGCCGGGCCGCTCCGCCGACGTCGGCGAGCACTCGCACCCTCCGAATCCGCACCCAGGAAGCGACGCAGCACCATGGGCAAGCTCGAAGTCAGCCAGCGCCGGATTGATGCCAATCGCCGCAATGCTCAGAAGAGCACCGGGCCGAAGACGGAGGAGGGGAAGGCGCGGTCTCGCCGGAATAGCCTGATTCATGGGCTGGCGGGCAATGGCGTGGTTGTTCCCGAGAACGAGGCGCAGGCGGTCCGGGAGCGGGGCGAGCAGCTTGTTTCGTCGTTGCGACCGATGAATGCGTTCGAGATGGGGCTGGTCGAGACGATCGCCGTCGAGGGCGTGCGGATTGATCGGTGTCGGATTGAGGAACGGCTGGTGCGGGATGTCCGGGCGCGGCGGGCCGGGGCCTGCTGGCTTGACGAGCGGAAGGCCGAGGCGGCGAAGCTGGGCCGGACACTGGCGGGGATGCCCGACGAGGTGGCGCCTCGGCTGGCGATGAGTGCGGCCGGTTGTGACTGGCTGATGATGCGATGGCGGGCTTTGGGGAAGGTGCTGGCCAAGGCGGGGGGCTGGAGCGACGAGCAGCGGTCGCTGGCGATGGACCTGATGGGCGTGGCGGCCGATGTTCGTGCGATGGATAGCCCGCTCGATGCCCCAGAGGGGATCGACGCGGGGGAATACCTTCGGGAACTCGTCGAGTTCGAGCTGGAAGGGCTGGCGGCGCGGCAGGAGGAGGCCCTCGACGCGATTGACGACGACCTGCGCGAGGCGACGTCGATGGGCCTGATCGCCGTGGATGACCCGACGCTCGTGCTGCTGCGTCGCTACGAGACGGCCAGCTTCAGGCGTCAGCGCTGGGCGCTGGAGATGCTGCACAAGGGACGCCAGCGCGCCGAGCCGGTGCCGACGATGACCCACGATTACGTCGAGCGGCCCCGCCCGGATTTCTCAGTCTGGGGCGCCCCGGACCCGGTCCCGCACGGCGACGAGCCTTCGCCGCGTCCCGACCCCGATACCCCGACACCCGATCCTGATCGGTCGCATCCCAGGGCCGACGATTCGGATCTCGCCGACCACGCCCCGGCGAGCGGGGCCGCGACACCTCGCGCAGAACGAAGCCAAAACGTCGGCCCGGGGCATTTCGCGGAACGAAGCCATCTCGCGGGCCGGTTGCGTCGTCTGGCCCGGTCGCTGGGCGTGAAGGGTGTGGCCGTGCGGCCCGCCAGGCCGTTCAGAAAGCCCGAACCGCGACGGTCAAGGCCCTCGATGTTGCAGGCTCGGCCGATGCGCACGGAGATCCTCCGCGTCTTCTCGGCCCCGGCAGCCTGAAAACGCGCGTTGATCCATCGATAACGGCCCATTCTTTGACAATGCGGATGAGTCTGGCCAATGCATGCGCCAGCCGAAGCGTCCGCACGGACGTCGAGGGAGCACCCGTCGACCGCGCGCCCGGACTTGCCGATCTGCCCGAGGGCACTCAGGCGGAAGTGACGGACTTGCCCTCTATCGCGGGGGCATCTCGGAGGTCGAGCCAGAGCATGATGAGGCTGACGCAGGCCGCGACGACGAGTAGCCACTCGCCGGGCTTGTTCCACCAGCCGAGCACACCCAGTCCCGAGAAGGCCAGGGACACCGCGAGGATGATCAGGGAGAGCCGTCGATGGAACCGGCCGACGTCGGTCTCGTGGAACTCGGCGAGCGAGCGATAGACGTGCCGGCCCTCGTCATGAGGAGTACAGAACGACTTGAGCACGCACGCGTTGCACGACGGGGCCGGGGCCTTGTAGATTGCCAGCTTGTTCCGGTCGTCGAAGGTCTTCAGGGTGAGTAGCTCCCCCTGAGGGCACTCGTAACGGTCGAGGTGCACGTCATAGGCGAACCCGGCATGGGCATACCTCTCGGCGCGGTGGAAGTGGGCCCTGGCCAGAAACTCCAGGGCCCACCCGCCGACCCAGAGGACCATCACATAGGCCAGGAGCAGGACCAGCTCGAGGTCGAGCGGCTCCCCCCAGACGTTGAGCTTCGGCAGCATGGGAGGAAGCCCCCTGACCCGAATGAATCGAATGGCCCCGATTGATGGATCAGTCGCGGAGGATCGCCCCGGCGGGCGTGATCTCGGTGTAGAGCGTGGTCTCGAGCGGAGCCCCCGTCCGGTCCGCCGAGATCGAGGCCTTCCGCGTCCGAAGGGCGACCTTCAGCGTCAGCCAGACGAGCGGGAACGAGCCGGCCATGAACAGCAGGTCGCCCGGCATCCGAGCCCACGAGAGCCAGGGGTAGTTCAGATACCACTCCGTCCGCGCGTGCCAGTAGCCGTTGGTCACCACGTCCCCGAGCTGGAGCACACCGAGCGGGAAGAGGTGCCCGAGAATCATCAGCATCAGGCCGAGATTGGTCGCCCAGAAGGAGAACCGCACCAGCCCCTCGTTCCAGTCCTCGGGCCGGGCGAGGTACCTCGTGCAGAACACCAGGAGCGCCAGCGCGAGCATGCCGTAAACGCCCATGAAGGCCGCGTGGGCGTGGTTCGAGGTGAGGAGCGTGCCGATCTCGAAGTAGCTGACGACCGGCAGGTTGATCAGGAATCCGAAGACACCGGCTCCGAGAAAATTCCAGAACCCCACCGACGCTAGGAACATCACAGCCCATCGATGCGGGAACGGGGCACCCCCGGTGGCCTGTTGCCTGGTCCCGAGTTGGAGGAACGACCAGGCTTCAACCGTCAGGAGGGTCAGCGGGATGACCTCGGCCGCCGAGAAGAATGCCCCGAGCGCCATCTCGACCGCCGGCCCGCCGCTGAAGTAGCAGTGGTGGAGCGTCCCGACAACGCCGCCGATCGAATAAAGCATCACGTCGAAGTAGATGAGTCGCGTGGCAAACCGCTCGGAGACGATCCCCATCAAGACGAAGATCAGGGCCACGAGCATGGTCGTGAACAACTCCAGGAAGTCCTCGACCCAGAGGTGAACGACCCAGAACCGCCAGAAGTCGCCGATCGCGAACGTGCTCCGGGTGTGGGTCATCAGGCCAATCGCATAGAAGGCAGGGATCGAGAGCGAGCTGTAAAGGAACAGCCAGGGCAAGTTCCCTCGGCTCTCGATCGCCAGGCGTGGCCTGAGCCCTCGATAGACGATCACCACCCAGAGCAACATCCCGCCGATGAGGAGATACATCCAGAATCGTCCGAGTTCCAGATATTCCCACCCCTGCGCCCCGAAGAACGAGCGGAGCCCCCGCGGGAGAAGTCCATGGTAGCTGAGATACTCGCCGCCAAGGCTGCCGAAGACGACTATGGAGAGCGCCCCGAGCAACAACCCGGAGAGCACGCCCTGACCGCGCGGTTCGCGGCCGGAGATGAGCGGCGCGAGGAAGATGCCGGCCGCCAGGTAGGCCGTCGCCACGAAGAAGATGGCCATCTGGAGGTGCCAGGTCCGGGTCAGGTTATACGGCAGCCACCTCGGCAGGTCGATTCCGAAGAAGCCACCGGCCTCGACCATGTAGTGGACCGTGGCGCCTCCGACCAGATTCTGGAGCACGAAGAGAACGGCCACGACCAGGAAGAACCAGGCGGTCACGCGTTGGGCGGGCGTCAGGGCCACGGAGGAAGGGGGCACGAAGCGGATCTGCCGCTCCTCGGATTCATGCCAGCCGACGATCCGCGAATGTCGACCGTAGAGGCCGAGGACGAGGCCGCTCCCCCCCAGGAGTGTCACCAGCGACAGGGTGCTCCACATGATGGCATCGCCGGTGAGCACGTTGCCGACAAGCTCCTCGGGGGGCCAGTTGTTCGTGTACGAGTAGGTCTTCCCGGGTCGGCGGGCCACGCCCGTCCAGGCGGTCCAGGCGATGAAGGCCGAGATTGCGCGGGCATCCTCGGCGTCGGTGATCATCCCCGCCCTGAGCCCCTCGCCGCTCGCCTTCCGGTT
It encodes:
- a CDS encoding cbb3-type cytochrome c oxidase subunit I produces the protein MTSRSPMTVSPLWLQGSILTFIIGFSILGFSAIRIYQDHAPVPARIVDEAGHVLFTEKQILDGQEQFLTYGLMQFGTVYGHGAYLGPDFTADYLHRMAVQMKAAYGDDDAAEARMRRELQANRYDPKTGTLVWTAGQLAAFETIHVHFGELMYNRKASGEGLRAGMITDAEDARAISAFIAWTAWTGVARRPGKTYSYTNNWPPEELVGNVLTGDAIMWSTLSLVTLLGGSGLVLGLYGRHSRIVGWHESEERQIRFVPPSSVALTPAQRVTAWFFLVVAVLFVLQNLVGGATVHYMVEAGGFFGIDLPRWLPYNLTRTWHLQMAIFFVATAYLAAGIFLAPLISGREPRGQGVLSGLLLGALSIVVFGSLGGEYLSYHGLLPRGLRSFFGAQGWEYLELGRFWMYLLIGGMLLWVVIVYRGLRPRLAIESRGNLPWLFLYSSLSIPAFYAIGLMTHTRSTFAIGDFWRFWVVHLWVEDFLELFTTMLVALIFVLMGIVSERFATRLIYFDVMLYSIGGVVGTLHHCYFSGGPAVEMALGAFFSAAEVIPLTLLTVEAWSFLQLGTRQQATGGAPFPHRWAVMFLASVGFWNFLGAGVFGFLINLPVVSYFEIGTLLTSNHAHAAFMGVYGMLALALLVFCTRYLARPEDWNEGLVRFSFWATNLGLMLMILGHLFPLGVLQLGDVVTNGYWHARTEWYLNYPWLSWARMPGDLLFMAGSFPLVWLTLKVALRTRKASISADRTGAPLETTLYTEITPAGAILRD
- a CDS encoding alpha-amylase family glycosyl hydrolase, whose product is MSEPRYPSLYQINTRVWLTELSQKLGHSATLDDIPDVELDRLAELGFDWIWFLSVWQTGPGSQRVSRNNPDWRREFQETLPDLREEDIAGSGFAITGYTVHQNLGGDAALARLRERLRKCGLRLMLDFVPNHMGLDHPWIEHHPEYFIPGTEVDLASTPQNFTRVSRQGGDLILAYGRDPYFSGWPDTLQLNYANTATQEAMIGELVKIAGQCDGVRCDMAMLVLPDVFDRTWGQRAPLFWPNATRRVRERSPGFVFMAEVYWDLEWTLQQQGFDYAYDKRLYDRLRDHHARPVREHFHAGLDYQDKLARFLENHDEPRAAATFPPCIHEAAAVITYLSPGLRFFHQGQFEGRKKRISPHLCRAPFEPVDPAIRQFYDRLLTIIRQRVVRDGQWYLLECAPAWDGNWTHDCVVAFGWQRADGELLLVVVNYAPNQSQCRIRLSFSDLGGYSWNLQDQLSSDRVDRDGSELQSQGLFVDLRPWQASVFTFSRMAGPPT
- a CDS encoding glucosidase — translated: MWLRAYDSEFLGPNHHSCDLWRRIGGGHLSVIVADYPQEKEPPMNSENSRLEESRSGRVEWKKWGPYLSERQWGTVREDYSENGDAWNFFTHDHARSRAYRWGEDGLAGISDDHQRLCFSLALWNGNDPILKERMFGLTNSEGNHGEDVKEYYFYLDSTPTHSYMKYLYKYPHAAYPYADLLETNRRRNRDEMEYELLDTGIFDDDRYFDIFVEYAKGGPEDILVRITAVNRGPDAAELHLLPTLWFRNDWSSWIADSNRATQKPNLTQVKTSAGRSAVTGTHPILGEFTLYCEGETPLLFTENETNHEKLFPALQNESPHVKDGINDYIVQGHQDAVNPAKQGTKAAAHYHVNVGGGQTEVIRLRLSKASPGQTCNPFGTLFNEVFADRLREADEFYKSVTPPSVSADAANVMRQALAGMLWSKQFFFFDGDNWLDEHNSNPLHSGYRNSRNSEWFHMLNKDIISMPDKWEYPWYAAWDLAFHALPLAIVDPDFAKDQLRLMLKGVYLHPSGQIPAYEWNFSDVNPPVHAWATLFLHRTTQALGGETDVDFLRGTFNKLMLNFTWWANRKDRFGKNVFEGGFLGLDNIGVFDRSAPLPTGGHLEQADGTAWMALFSQNMAELAVELAVHDPCYEDMVVKFVEQFLYIAAAMNRRGQDSMWDEEDGFYYDLLRLPDGSATRLKVRSLVGLLPLCATTVIEEWQRERVPRAMTGLLDLLRRIPELANAIHPTGPGHLGANGRGIFALLNPERLRRVLTKMLDEDEFLGPYGIRSISKFHEQHPYVFHVQGQEYRVDYLPAESNTGMFGGNSNWRGPVWMPVNAMIIRALLQFYLYYGDNFKIECPTGSGKMMNLFEVSEEISDRLTRTFLRDEQGRRPVYGGTEKFQSDPHWQDHILFYEYFHGDNGAGLGASHQTGWTGLVAKFIQLYGFLDADQALEGGKMAGFQKVKGEQ
- a CDS encoding carbohydrate porin, translating into MWKRWQLPGDWFGSRNQLAENGLTFLGDLTQYYQGVTTGGLAQRFAYGGRGDYLIDIDTRKSGLWSGGHLDLRGETRLGQDTNEIDGAVALSNFAMALPRPNRDATALTGVQYTQDLSQRASVFFGKLNLLDGTPAAYARGLRLNYFWNAAMQANLSRAYLLPSALGAGFTVRGEVEPVFNFYLLDTHYIPMTSGFSTLFSNGVVAYGEYRLRTSWFDLPGHSTFGFLYSSAARTALNSNPYLLLRLALSGAPLPVEDSAWTVTYHLDQVLYADADDPRRTWTLNSDLGLTDGNPNPIRWFANVSLVGNSPIRSRENDTIGIGYYHLGVSKLPILTIHGLGAEDGVELFYNAAVTPWFHVTPDLQILDPAQEHTAPALLFGIRARLSF